In Primulina eburnea isolate SZY01 chromosome 14, ASM2296580v1, whole genome shotgun sequence, the following proteins share a genomic window:
- the LOC140811287 gene encoding transcription factor bHLH160-like: MSSLPLSNAYGISNMDSEFLSHFDPLMDDSLQTYQEIFRPSTVNGQPYCATNLTGIRERKIDSEMVFEDEQQNLARKQEGTSGKGLKMKRISSPNPKKMKRKSKISNCKEAATLEESGAQEGTTSVAKKMVHNAKERIRRMKINASFLAIRALLPDSRRSKKRWSAPSIVDRVLKYIPELQNEIQELDSKKQSYQQHESSSKKNENPTSNLDEDRSISISRVDRNEAIVQICMPRNDERKDSVFANMLRKVEDEGYFINSASTLGVCESRICHHLHIQVNGNLSEDEDYVEELREKLLSWLR, from the exons ATGTCAAGTTTACCTCTAAGTAATGCTTACGGCATTAGTAACATGGATTCTGAATTCCTGAGCCATTTTGATCCATTAATGGATGATTCATTGCAAACATATCAAGAAATATTCCGGCCATCGACCGTGAATGGTCAGCCTTACTGTGCGACTAACTTAACCGGTATTCGGGAAAGGAAGATTGATTCGGAAATGGTTTTTGAAGATGAGCAACAAAATTTGGCGAGAAAACAAGAAGGGACATCGGGTAAGGGCTTGAAAATGAAGAGAATCAGCAGCCCTAATCCCAAGAAAATGAAGCGAAAGAGTAAAATTAGTAATTGTAAGGAAGCTGCAACATTAGAGGAAAGTGGTGCGCAGGAAGGGACGACATCGGTTGCAAAGAAGATGGTCCATAATGCCAAGGAGAGAATCAGAAGGATGAAGATTAACGCATCCTTCCTCGCTATTCGAGCATTGCTTCCCGATTCCAGACGATCAAAG AAGAGGTGGAGTGCACCATCAATAGTGGATAGAGTACTGAAATACATCCCAGAGCTGCAGAATGAGATCCAAGAATTGGATTCCAAGAAACAAAGCTACCAGCAACATGAATCGTCCTCGAAAAAGAACGAAAATCCCACTTCAAATCTTGATGAAGATCGCTCCATTTCCATTTCTAGAGTCGATCGAAACGAAGCAATCGTCCAAATTTGCATGCCAAGAAATGATGAACGAAAGGATTCGGTGTTCGCTAATATGCTGCGGAAAGTGGAAGACGAAGGATACTTCATCAACAGTGCTTCGACACTTGGTGTGTGCGAGAGTAGAATATGCCACCATCTGCATATCCAG
- the LOC140813343 gene encoding uncharacterized protein isoform X2: protein MKLIGCAISSKKREEANACNGEHHEPQTPKKKLCDIQEDDEEFHISSPKLLSRTTSRISPLTGSITPTSAEFYASFTKTSPNGTPPTPSTPKEQALLSKATSRRSTTPIFFSQSAVRRKPQPIEKKLECTLEELCIGSVKKIKITRDVISNTGFLVEEEEILMIRVKPGWKKGTKITFEGKGDERPGTLPADIIFVIDEKRHPLFKREGDDLELGVEVPLVQALTGCTIPVPLLGGGHITLSIDDIIYPGYEKTIPGQGMPKYKEEGMRGDLRLKFLVEFPEELSDKQRSEVVSILEKCS, encoded by the exons ATGAAGCTTATAGGGTGT GCTATTAGCTCCAAGAAAAGAGAAGAAGCCAATGCCTGCAATGGAGAGCATCATGAACCACAAACGCCAAAGAAAAAGTTATGTGAtattcaagaagatgatgaagaaTTTCACATTTCTAGTCCTAAGCTGCTTTCTCGTACCACAAGCCGGATCAGCCCTTTAACAGGAAGCATAACGCCTACATCAGCTGAGTTCTATGCATCATTTACTAAGACTAGTCCGAATGGCACTCCTCCGACTCCTAGCACGCCAAAAGAACAAGCGCTTCTATCAAAAGCCACAAGCCGTCGAAGCACAACCCCGATTTTCTTTTCACAATCAGCTGTTCGGAGAAAACCTCAACCAATAGAGAAGAAGCTCGAATGCACGCTTGAAGAGTTGTGCATTGGAAGTGTTAAAAAGATCAAGATCACGAGGGATGTCATCTCAAATACCGG GTTCCTTGTTGAAGAAGAAGAGATACTAATGATCAGAGTGAAGCCAGGATGGAAAAAAggaacaaaaatcacatttgaAGGGAAAGGAGATGAGAGACCGGGCACTCTCCCAGCTGACATAATCTTCGTAATCGATGAGAAAAGGCACCCACTTTTCAAACGGGAAGGCGATGATTTGGAACTAGGAGTTGAGGTCCCATTGGTGCAGGCCCTCACAGGATGCACAATTCCTGTCCCCCTTTTAGGAGGAGGGCATATAACCTTGTCAATAGATGATATTATATATCCCGGATACGAAAAGACTATCCCGGGACAAGGCATGCCTAAATACAAAGAAGAAGGGATGAGAGGAGACCTTAGACTCAAGTTTCTGGTTGAATTTCCAGAAGAATTGAGCGACAAACAACGTTCGGAAGTCGTAAGTATTTTAGAAAAATGTTCTTGA